In Lysobacter firmicutimachus, one genomic interval encodes:
- the nagZ gene encoding beta-N-acetylhexosaminidase: MLVIGVAGTELTAQERDWLQHDACAGVILFSRNFASRAQVTELSAAIREAAPRPQLICVDQEGGRVQRFREGYSALPPLEVFGKLYAEDRDAALRLAEEHAGLMAAEVQASGVDLSFAPVVDLGRGNLAIGNRAFDADPQIVAEFTRAYIRGMHGRGMAATLKHFPGHGSVLADTHFDQAADPRTLDELRATDLIPFVAGIEAQADAVMMAHVSYPAVAPEPAGYSRRWIEEILRGDRAQGGLGFRGVVFSDDIGMAAAFSVGGVKARIDAHLDAGCDVVLVCHPQLVEESLAAVAGRRLNTAALIGLIGRGALGWDGLIADAAYAPTRQRLEGLA, translated from the coding sequence ATGCTCGTGATCGGCGTCGCCGGTACCGAACTCACCGCGCAGGAGCGCGACTGGCTGCAGCACGACGCCTGCGCCGGCGTGATCCTGTTCAGCCGCAACTTCGCCTCGCGCGCGCAGGTGACCGAGCTCTCGGCGGCGATCCGCGAGGCCGCGCCGCGGCCGCAGCTGATCTGCGTCGACCAGGAAGGCGGGCGGGTGCAGCGTTTCCGCGAGGGCTACAGCGCGCTGCCGCCGCTGGAGGTATTCGGCAAGCTCTACGCCGAGGACCGCGACGCCGCGCTGCGCCTGGCCGAGGAGCACGCCGGGTTGATGGCGGCCGAAGTCCAGGCCAGCGGCGTCGACCTGAGCTTCGCGCCGGTGGTCGACCTGGGCCGCGGCAACCTGGCGATCGGCAACCGCGCCTTCGATGCCGATCCGCAGATCGTGGCCGAGTTCACCCGCGCCTACATCCGCGGCATGCACGGACGCGGCATGGCCGCCACGCTCAAGCATTTTCCCGGCCACGGCTCGGTGCTGGCCGACACCCATTTCGACCAGGCCGCCGATCCGCGCACGCTCGACGAGTTGCGCGCCACCGACCTGATTCCCTTCGTCGCCGGCATCGAGGCCCAGGCCGACGCGGTGATGATGGCGCACGTGTCCTATCCGGCGGTCGCGCCGGAACCGGCCGGTTACTCGCGGCGCTGGATCGAAGAGATCCTGCGCGGCGACCGCGCACAGGGCGGGCTCGGTTTCCGCGGCGTGGTATTCAGCGACGACATCGGCATGGCCGCGGCGTTCTCGGTCGGTGGTGTCAAGGCGCGGATCGACGCGCACTTGGACGCCGGCTGCGACGTGGTCCTGGTCTGCCACCCGCAACTGGTCGAGGAATCCCTGGCCGCGGTCGCCGGCCGCCGGCTCAATACCGCCGCGCTGATCGGACTGATCGGCCGCGGCGCGCTGGGCTGGGACGGCCTGATCGCCGACGCCGCTTATGCACCCACCCGCCAACGTCTGGAAGGATTGGCCTGA
- a CDS encoding S-methyl-5'-thioinosine phosphorylase: protein MSAPAIDLAVIGGTGLYRLAELQDVQSQQPETRYGAPSGPIRVGTLGGRRIAFLARHGEGHSLPPHQINYRANLAALQAIGARRVLALNTVGGITERFGPRVLACPDQLIDYTWGRISTICEEPGSEVLHVDFGEPYTRSLRAAVLAAAAQASVALVDGGCYGATQGPRLETRAEILRMRRDGCDLVGMTGMPEAGLARELGLDYACLAIVANWAAGAGPDPDEVITLQDVLDNVAAASAGLPALLGAVLDQ, encoded by the coding sequence ATGAGCGCGCCCGCAATCGATCTGGCCGTGATCGGCGGCACCGGCCTGTACCGCCTGGCCGAGCTGCAAGATGTGCAGTCGCAGCAGCCCGAGACGCGTTACGGCGCGCCGTCCGGCCCGATCCGGGTCGGCACGCTCGGCGGTCGCCGGATCGCCTTCCTGGCCCGTCACGGCGAAGGCCATTCGCTGCCGCCGCACCAGATCAACTACCGCGCCAATCTGGCCGCGCTGCAGGCGATCGGCGCGCGCCGGGTGTTGGCGCTCAATACGGTCGGAGGCATCACCGAACGGTTCGGCCCGCGCGTACTGGCTTGTCCGGATCAACTGATCGATTACACCTGGGGCCGCATCTCGACGATCTGCGAAGAGCCCGGCAGCGAAGTGCTGCACGTGGACTTCGGCGAGCCGTACACGCGCAGCCTGCGCGCGGCGGTGCTCGCCGCGGCGGCGCAGGCGAGCGTGGCCCTGGTCGACGGCGGCTGCTACGGCGCGACCCAGGGGCCGCGCCTGGAAACGCGCGCCGAGATCCTGCGCATGCGTCGCGACGGGTGCGATCTGGTCGGCATGACCGGCATGCCCGAGGCCGGGCTGGCGCGCGAACTGGGCCTGGACTACGCCTGTCTGGCGATCGTCGCCAACTGGGCGGCCGGCGCCGGTCCGGACCCGGACGAAGTCATCACCCTGCAGGACGTGCTCGACAACGTCGCCGCGGCCTCGGCCGGGCTGCCGGCCTTGCTGGGCGCCGTGTTGGATCAGTGA
- a CDS encoding acyl-CoA dehydrogenase family protein, with translation MKEALPPFATHRVENQPPAFAPRDLWREDAALREAVAAEGGDAHAQALARYGALAGDELYRLSFDAHRDKPRLRQYDAGGQRIDLVEFHPSYHAIIGAAIEHGVAGLSWHRPGPGAHVARAALSYLHHQVEPGTSCPLTMTHAAVPVLRHAPALAEWARKAATPAYDGRDVAAADKPGLTLGMGMTEKQGGSDVRANQTVARPLAGDEYELVGHKWFFSAPMSDAFLVLAHAPAGLSCFLMPRWHPHGGKNALRLMRLKDKLGDWSNASSEVEFQGAWAQRIGEEGRGVATIIEMVMLTRLDCMLGSAAQMRMALAQALHHARHRRSFGKRLIEHALMRNVLADLTIESEAATRFAIRVAGAVDRAGDDPVQAAFARIATAIGKYWICKRAPAFVNEAQECLGGAGYVEESLLPRLYRQAPLNSIWEGSGNIQCLDVLRALGREPQAAQALLAELDAAAGRDADFDAYSTPLREALSGRTAICEAQARLWTERLALSLQAAYLLRSGSPLAGAFCASRLGGGRGQIYGSLHSDESFERALLRAGGE, from the coding sequence GTGAAGGAAGCATTGCCGCCGTTCGCCACCCATCGGGTCGAGAACCAGCCGCCGGCGTTCGCGCCGCGCGATCTGTGGCGCGAGGACGCGGCCTTGCGCGAAGCGGTCGCGGCCGAGGGCGGCGACGCGCATGCGCAGGCCCTGGCGCGCTACGGCGCGCTGGCCGGCGACGAGTTGTACCGGCTCAGCTTCGACGCGCACCGCGACAAGCCGCGCCTGCGCCAGTACGACGCCGGCGGCCAGCGCATCGACCTGGTCGAGTTCCACCCCAGTTATCACGCCATCATCGGCGCGGCGATCGAGCACGGCGTGGCCGGGCTGTCCTGGCATCGGCCCGGGCCCGGCGCGCACGTGGCGCGCGCGGCGCTGAGCTATCTGCATCACCAGGTCGAGCCGGGCACCAGTTGTCCGCTGACCATGACCCATGCCGCGGTGCCGGTGCTGCGGCACGCGCCGGCCTTGGCCGAATGGGCGCGCAAGGCGGCGACGCCGGCCTACGACGGTCGCGACGTCGCCGCCGCCGACAAGCCGGGCCTGACCCTGGGCATGGGCATGACCGAGAAGCAGGGCGGCTCGGACGTGCGCGCCAACCAGACCGTGGCGCGGCCGCTGGCGGGCGACGAGTACGAGTTGGTCGGGCACAAGTGGTTCTTCTCAGCGCCGATGTCGGACGCGTTCCTGGTCCTGGCGCATGCGCCGGCCGGCCTGAGCTGTTTCCTGATGCCGCGTTGGCATCCGCACGGAGGCAAGAACGCGTTGCGGTTGATGCGGCTCAAGGACAAGCTCGGCGACTGGTCCAATGCGTCGTCGGAAGTCGAGTTCCAGGGCGCCTGGGCGCAGCGCATCGGCGAAGAAGGGCGCGGCGTGGCGACCATCATCGAGATGGTGATGCTGACCCGGCTGGACTGCATGCTCGGCTCGGCCGCGCAGATGCGCATGGCGCTGGCGCAGGCGCTGCACCACGCGCGGCATCGGCGCAGCTTCGGCAAGCGTTTGATCGAGCACGCGCTGATGCGCAACGTGCTCGCCGACCTGACGATCGAATCGGAGGCGGCGACCCGCTTCGCGATCCGCGTCGCCGGCGCGGTCGACCGCGCCGGCGACGACCCGGTCCAGGCCGCATTCGCGCGCATCGCCACCGCCATCGGCAAGTACTGGATCTGCAAGCGTGCGCCGGCCTTCGTCAACGAAGCCCAGGAATGCCTCGGCGGCGCCGGCTATGTTGAAGAATCGCTGCTGCCGCGCCTGTATCGGCAGGCGCCGTTGAACTCGATCTGGGAGGGCAGCGGCAACATCCAATGCCTGGATGTGCTGCGCGCGCTGGGCCGCGAGCCGCAGGCCGCACAGGCGCTGCTGGCCGAGCTGGACGCCGCGGCCGGACGCGATGCGGATTTCGATGCGTATTCGACGCCGCTGCGCGAGGCCTTGAGCGGGCGCACGGCGATCTGCGAAGCGCAGGCGCGATTGTGGACCGAACGCCTGGCGCTGAGCCTGCAGGCGGCCTATCTATTGCGCAGCGGCAGCCCCTTGGCCGGCGCGTTCTGCGCCAGCCGGCTCGGCGGCGGCCGCGGCCAGATCTACGGCAGCCTGCACAGCGACGAGAGTTTCGAACGGGCTTTGCTGCGCGCGGGCGGCGAATGA
- a CDS encoding CYTH domain-containing protein, which translates to MGIEIERKFLVVGDGWRAAAHKVVPMAQGYLNDLDAMEPGAGRSAMKASVRVRIAGDEAYLNLKSRELGHTRQEFDYPIPVADARALLALCVGGLVDKRRHYVEHAGRLWEVDEFLGDNAGLVVAEIELERADAPFERPDWAGAEVTDAQRYYNLALATRPYAAWTQAERDGAG; encoded by the coding sequence ATGGGCATCGAAATCGAACGCAAATTCCTCGTCGTCGGCGACGGCTGGCGCGCCGCCGCGCACAAAGTTGTGCCGATGGCGCAGGGTTATCTCAACGACCTCGACGCGATGGAGCCCGGCGCCGGGCGCAGCGCGATGAAAGCCTCGGTGCGGGTGCGCATCGCCGGCGACGAGGCTTATCTGAATCTGAAATCGCGCGAACTCGGCCACACCCGGCAGGAATTCGACTACCCGATCCCGGTCGCGGACGCGCGCGCGCTGCTGGCGCTGTGCGTCGGCGGGCTGGTCGATAAGCGCCGGCACTACGTCGAGCACGCCGGCCGGCTGTGGGAGGTCGACGAGTTCCTCGGCGACAACGCCGGGCTGGTGGTGGCGGAAATCGAGCTGGAGCGCGCCGACGCGCCGTTCGAGCGTCCCGACTGGGCCGGCGCCGAGGTCACCGACGCGCAGCGCTACTACAACCTGGCCCTGGCGACCCGGCCGTATGCGGCCTGGACCCAGGCCGAACGCGACGGCGCCGGCTGA
- a CDS encoding hypoxanthine-guanine phosphoribosyltransferase, whose product MTSHDLAAALADADLIHDRRSLEREIARMAVAIRNDYAGARPVYLTIMHGGLPFAAQLAMELGQRGLDLEFDYLHATRYRGQTTGADLVWKHRPATPLRGRRVLLVDDIVDEGHTLLGIRDWCREQGAAEVRIAALAVKRHDRCVDGLRADYVGVEVPDRYVFGYGMDFYEQGRNLPAIYALKD is encoded by the coding sequence ATGACTTCGCACGACCTGGCCGCGGCGCTCGCCGATGCCGATCTGATCCACGACCGCCGCAGCCTGGAGCGCGAGATCGCGCGCATGGCGGTAGCGATCCGCAACGATTACGCCGGCGCCCGCCCGGTGTACCTGACCATCATGCACGGCGGTCTGCCGTTCGCCGCGCAGCTGGCGATGGAGCTGGGCCAGCGCGGCCTGGATCTGGAGTTCGACTACCTGCACGCGACCCGTTACCGCGGCCAGACCACCGGCGCGGACCTGGTCTGGAAGCATCGACCGGCGACGCCGCTGCGCGGCCGCCGGGTGCTGCTGGTCGACGACATCGTCGACGAGGGCCACACCTTGCTCGGCATCCGCGACTGGTGCCGCGAACAGGGCGCTGCCGAGGTCCGCATCGCCGCGCTGGCGGTGAAGCGCCACGACCGCTGCGTCGACGGCCTGCGCGCCGACTACGTCGGAGTGGAAGTGCCGGACCGCTACGTGTTCGGCTACGGCATGGATTTCTACGAGCAGGGCCGCAACCTGCCCGCGATCTACGCATTGAAGGATTGA
- a CDS encoding response regulator codes for MKNSPVPRVLLVEDDPTSRAFLTAAVEAIPAEVDGADSLAAALALGDAQDYQLWLFDANLPDGSGSELLARLRRRHPRTIAVAHTATGESDVRERLIASGFSEVLVKPLPAAAVRAAIRRLLALPGQECAEAPATAASAAPVWDDDSAARALNGNRTHIATLRGLFLQELPNARHAIESAHRLGNVDAVRAELHKLRASCGFVGALRLAQAVQELQAQPDSAAALTRLAAAAADTVQAAG; via the coding sequence ATGAAGAATTCCCCAGTTCCACGCGTGCTGCTGGTCGAGGACGACCCCACCAGCCGCGCCTTTCTCACCGCCGCGGTCGAGGCGATACCGGCCGAAGTCGACGGCGCCGACAGCCTAGCCGCCGCGCTCGCGCTGGGCGACGCGCAGGACTATCAGCTGTGGCTGTTCGACGCCAACCTGCCCGACGGCAGCGGCAGCGAGTTGCTCGCGCGCCTGCGCCGGCGCCATCCGCGCACGATCGCGGTCGCGCACACCGCCACCGGCGAAAGCGACGTGCGCGAACGGCTGATCGCTTCGGGCTTCAGCGAAGTGCTGGTCAAGCCGCTGCCTGCGGCCGCGGTGCGCGCCGCGATCCGGCGCCTGTTGGCCCTGCCCGGGCAAGAGTGCGCCGAGGCGCCGGCCACCGCCGCGAGCGCCGCGCCGGTGTGGGACGACGACAGCGCGGCGCGTGCGCTCAACGGCAATCGCACCCATATCGCCACCTTGCGAGGTCTGTTCCTGCAGGAGCTGCCCAATGCGCGCCATGCGATCGAAAGCGCTCACCGGCTCGGCAATGTGGACGCGGTGCGCGCCGAGCTGCACAAGTTGCGCGCCAGCTGCGGTTTTGTCGGCGCCCTGAGGCTCGCCCAGGCGGTGCAGGAACTGCAGGCGCAGCCCGATTCGGCCGCCGCGCTGACGCGCCTGGCCGCCGCCGCCGCCGACACCGTGCAGGCGGCCGGCTGA
- a CDS encoding cold-shock protein, producing MQYGTVKWFNDAKGFGFISPEDGSADVFVHFSAINAKGFRSLQEGQRVSYQLTQGPKGAQASEVTPAA from the coding sequence ATGCAGTACGGCACCGTGAAGTGGTTCAACGACGCCAAGGGCTTCGGTTTCATCTCGCCCGAAGACGGTAGCGCGGATGTATTCGTGCACTTCTCCGCGATCAACGCCAAGGGCTTTCGCAGCCTGCAGGAAGGCCAGCGCGTCAGCTACCAGCTGACCCAGGGCCCGAAGGGCGCCCAAGCTTCCGAGGTTACTCCGGCGGCCTGA
- the rlmD gene encoding 23S rRNA (uracil(1939)-C(5))-methyltransferase RlmD: protein MPAAVARIDQTPFEVAIAGLTHDGRGVARRPDGKAVFVAGALPGERVMAKQTARSRHFDEAVTLEVLEASADRVAPRCAHFGTCGGCALQHLSEDQQILAKQRVLLENFERIGHVTPERVLPALTDSAWGYRRKGRFSVRRVEKKDKTLVGFRETDPRFVADIRRCDTVIPQIGDKIEALATLIDGLQARREIPQVEFIGGDPQSDHGGMALTFRHLAPLSEADRQAIVGFAREHAFAVFLQPGGVDSVHPLWPADPQLSFSLPQWQLELKFRPLDFIQVNAALNGRMIQHAIDLLEPQAEDRVLDLFAGLGNFTLPLARTVREVVGVEGEAGLVQRARDNAAHNGLGNAQFYAADLGKDLSAEPWMREGFDRLLLDPPRSGADFVLTQLPLKQFKRIVYVSCHPASLARDAGYLVREKGWKLRAAGVMDMFPHTAHVESIAMFEPR from the coding sequence CTGCCAGCAGCTGTGGCCCGCATCGATCAAACTCCTTTCGAGGTCGCCATCGCCGGCCTCACGCACGACGGCCGTGGCGTTGCCCGGCGTCCCGACGGCAAGGCCGTGTTCGTGGCCGGCGCGCTGCCGGGCGAACGGGTCATGGCCAAGCAGACCGCGCGTTCGCGCCATTTCGACGAGGCGGTGACGCTGGAAGTGCTGGAGGCTTCGGCCGACCGGGTCGCGCCGCGTTGCGCGCATTTCGGCACCTGCGGCGGCTGCGCGCTGCAGCATCTGTCGGAGGACCAGCAGATCCTGGCCAAGCAGCGGGTGCTGCTGGAAAACTTCGAACGCATCGGACACGTGACGCCCGAGCGCGTGCTGCCGGCGCTGACCGATTCGGCCTGGGGCTATCGGCGCAAGGGCCGGTTCTCGGTGCGCCGGGTCGAGAAGAAGGACAAGACCCTGGTCGGTTTCCGCGAGACCGATCCGCGTTTCGTCGCCGACATCCGCCGCTGCGACACGGTGATCCCGCAGATCGGCGACAAGATCGAGGCCCTGGCGACGCTGATCGACGGGCTGCAGGCGCGGCGCGAGATTCCGCAGGTGGAGTTCATCGGCGGCGACCCGCAAAGCGATCACGGCGGCATGGCGCTGACTTTCCGCCATCTGGCGCCGCTGTCGGAGGCCGACCGCCAGGCCATTGTCGGTTTCGCCCGCGAGCACGCGTTCGCGGTGTTCCTGCAGCCGGGCGGCGTGGACAGCGTGCATCCGCTGTGGCCGGCCGATCCGCAGTTGTCGTTCTCGCTGCCCCAGTGGCAGCTGGAACTGAAGTTCCGGCCACTGGACTTCATCCAGGTCAACGCCGCGCTCAACGGGCGCATGATCCAGCACGCGATCGACCTGCTCGAACCGCAGGCCGAGGATCGCGTGCTCGACCTGTTCGCCGGCCTGGGCAATTTCACTTTGCCGCTGGCGCGCACGGTGCGCGAAGTGGTCGGGGTCGAGGGCGAGGCCGGGCTGGTCCAGCGCGCGCGCGACAATGCCGCGCACAACGGTCTGGGCAACGCCCAGTTCTACGCCGCCGATCTCGGTAAAGACCTCAGCGCCGAACCGTGGATGCGCGAAGGCTTCGACCGCCTGCTGCTGGATCCGCCGCGCTCGGGCGCCGACTTCGTGCTCACCCAGCTGCCGCTGAAACAGTTCAAGCGCATCGTCTACGTCAGCTGCCATCCGGCTTCGCTGGCGCGCGACGCCGGCTATCTGGTGCGCGAGAAGGGCTGGAAGCTGCGCGCGGCCGGGGTCATGGACATGTTCCCGCACACCGCACACGTGGAATCGATCGCGATGTTCGAGCCGCGCTGA
- a CDS encoding YdbL family protein produces the protein MRRWMGVPVAAVMLTACVTINVYFPAAEAKEAAKEFVEKVIGDQAPATAPLPEPAKPGGGLGAVRPQASASDVSRLAARIDWLSLVGIGSAYAQSPDISIKTPAIQAIQSRMASRFDSQLRAHFDSGALGFTNNGTVSVRDAGKIPLGDRVAVNQAVADQGRDSAAVYREIAVANGHPEWEGQIRQVFARQWIESAKGGWWYQDAGGGWKQK, from the coding sequence ATGCGCCGTTGGATGGGAGTACCGGTCGCCGCCGTGATGTTGACGGCCTGCGTGACCATCAACGTCTATTTCCCGGCCGCCGAGGCCAAGGAAGCGGCCAAGGAATTCGTCGAGAAGGTGATCGGCGACCAGGCCCCGGCGACGGCGCCGCTACCCGAGCCGGCCAAGCCCGGCGGCGGACTCGGCGCGGTGCGGCCGCAGGCCTCGGCCAGCGACGTCAGCCGGCTCGCGGCGCGCATCGACTGGCTGTCCCTGGTCGGCATCGGCAGCGCCTACGCGCAGTCGCCGGACATCTCGATCAAGACCCCGGCGATCCAGGCGATCCAGTCGCGCATGGCCTCGCGCTTCGACAGCCAGCTGCGCGCCCACTTCGATTCCGGCGCCCTGGGCTTCACCAACAACGGCACCGTCAGCGTGCGCGACGCCGGCAAGATCCCGCTCGGCGACCGGGTCGCGGTCAACCAGGCGGTGGCCGACCAGGGCCGCGATTCGGCCGCGGTCTACCGCGAGATCGCCGTCGCCAACGGGCACCCCGAGTGGGAAGGCCAGATCCGCCAGGTGTTCGCCCGGCAGTGGATCGAAAGCGCCAAGGGCGGCTGGTGGTATCAGGATGCGGGCGGCGGTTGGAAGCAGAAATAG